Proteins encoded in a region of the Bacillus sp. T3 genome:
- a CDS encoding sugar ABC transporter ATP-binding protein, translating to MDYILEIENITKEFPGVKALNGVNLNIKRGEVHALVGENGAGKSTLMKILSGVYSPTKGKIRLEGKDVIFKDPKEAQKLGISIIHQEFSLIPYLNGVDNIFLGRELKKVNGLLDKRKMKKQAEEVLQRLNAKIDLTKSVARLSIANQQFIEIAKAIAIDTKVLIFDEPTASLTGKEIDKLFELIDTLKANGVTIIYISHHLDEILQKCDRLTCLRDGEYVGTREVADCTKQDIVKMMVGREIVNAFPDRPTPKGIDEKPLLEVKRLNNSHVKEISFSLKKGEILGVAGLVGSGRTETVRALIGADAAKDKEVYLNGKKVQIKNPSDALTHGICLIPESRKTQGLVLDMTVKNNISLPIIKKLSKSLGFIDKKKEEEMVTQSIKELLIKTPSSRQKVKHLSGGNQQKVVLAKWLNTQCNILIFDEPTRGIDIGAKEEIYKLMRNLADKGISIIMISSELPEILGMSDRVLVMHKGKIQKEIDGKEATSENVMHYAVGGVAI from the coding sequence TTGGATTATATATTGGAAATTGAGAATATAACTAAGGAATTCCCTGGGGTTAAAGCACTTAATGGCGTTAATTTAAACATAAAACGCGGTGAAGTTCATGCCTTAGTAGGGGAAAATGGCGCAGGTAAGTCAACGTTAATGAAAATCCTTTCGGGTGTATACAGCCCTACTAAAGGTAAAATTCGGTTAGAAGGAAAAGACGTTATCTTTAAAGATCCTAAGGAAGCACAAAAGTTAGGGATTAGTATTATCCATCAAGAGTTTAGCTTAATTCCATATTTAAATGGTGTTGATAATATTTTTCTGGGGCGTGAACTGAAGAAGGTAAATGGTTTATTGGACAAACGAAAAATGAAAAAGCAAGCTGAGGAAGTTTTGCAAAGATTAAATGCGAAAATTGATCTTACTAAATCGGTAGCAAGATTAAGCATTGCCAATCAGCAATTTATTGAAATTGCTAAAGCGATTGCCATTGATACAAAAGTGTTGATCTTCGACGAACCTACAGCGAGTTTAACTGGGAAAGAAATTGATAAATTATTTGAGTTAATTGATACGTTGAAAGCAAATGGTGTAACCATTATATATATTTCTCATCACTTGGACGAAATCTTACAAAAGTGTGATCGCCTAACGTGCTTAAGAGATGGCGAATATGTTGGCACAAGAGAAGTCGCTGATTGTACCAAACAAGATATCGTGAAAATGATGGTGGGAAGAGAAATTGTTAATGCATTTCCTGATCGGCCAACTCCTAAAGGAATAGATGAAAAACCACTCTTAGAGGTTAAAAGGTTAAATAATAGTCATGTTAAAGAAATTAGTTTTTCATTAAAAAAAGGAGAAATTCTTGGGGTCGCAGGATTAGTAGGTTCAGGCAGAACAGAAACGGTTAGAGCTCTTATAGGTGCGGACGCTGCAAAAGATAAGGAAGTCTATTTGAATGGAAAAAAGGTCCAGATAAAAAATCCTTCAGATGCTTTAACACACGGGATCTGTTTAATTCCAGAAAGCAGAAAGACACAGGGCTTAGTACTTGACATGACGGTTAAGAATAATATTTCTTTACCGATCATTAAGAAACTTTCTAAAAGTCTCGGTTTTATTGATAAAAAGAAAGAGGAAGAGATGGTTACCCAATCTATTAAAGAGCTGCTAATAAAGACCCCAAGCAGTAGGCAGAAGGTCAAACACTTAAGCGGTGGGAATCAACAAAAAGTCGTTTTAGCGAAATGGCTTAATACACAATGTAATATTTTAATTTTTGATGAACCTACCCGTGGAATTGATATCGGGGCTAAGGAAGAAATATATAAGTTAATGAGAAATTTAGCTGATAAGGGAATTTCCATTATTATGATTTCTTCAGAATTACCTGAGATATTAGGAATGAGTGACAGAGTGCTTGTTATGCACAAAGGAAAAATCCAAAAAGAAATAGATGGAAAAGAAGCAACTTCAGAAAACGTAATGCACTATGCTGTTGGGGGTGTCGCTATATGA
- a CDS encoding ABC transporter permease: MNGVQNETKAIQLNKVKPFALKETFKNPEFLTLLGFFILCIFFSFFTEEFFSATNVSNIVRQVSINGILAVGMTFVILTGGIDLSVGSVLALTGTIMAGLMINGGMSPILAVLIGILLGALLGYINGIFVSYARIPAIIVTLAMMEVARGIALLYTGGYPLSGVPSSFAFIGKGYLFNVIPMPAVIMILVFIVAYIILNHLPFGRHIYAIGGNEEAVRLSGVKVKRIKTLVYLISGITASISGLIMTARLSSGQPMAGEGYELDAIAAVVLGGTSIAGGRGHIFGTLLGALLMGVLSNGLNLMGVSPYVQRVLKGVIIVGAIYYSSRSQKD, encoded by the coding sequence ATGAATGGAGTACAAAATGAAACAAAGGCAATTCAGTTAAATAAAGTAAAACCATTTGCTCTAAAAGAAACCTTTAAAAACCCAGAATTTTTAACCTTACTTGGCTTTTTTATTCTATGTATCTTTTTCAGTTTTTTTACTGAGGAATTTTTTTCAGCAACAAACGTTTCGAATATTGTAAGGCAAGTATCGATTAACGGAATCTTAGCAGTTGGGATGACTTTTGTCATTTTAACTGGTGGAATTGATTTATCAGTGGGATCAGTGTTGGCCTTAACCGGAACGATCATGGCGGGTTTAATGATAAATGGTGGAATGTCGCCAATATTAGCCGTATTAATTGGTATTTTGTTAGGTGCTTTACTTGGTTATATTAATGGAATCTTTGTATCCTATGCAAGAATTCCAGCCATCATTGTTACTTTGGCTATGATGGAAGTGGCAAGAGGAATTGCACTCCTATATACAGGTGGATACCCTTTGTCAGGTGTCCCTAGTTCATTTGCTTTTATTGGAAAAGGATACCTTTTTAATGTAATTCCTATGCCGGCTGTGATCATGATTTTGGTTTTTATCGTCGCATATATTATTCTTAATCATTTACCATTCGGCCGCCATATTTATGCGATTGGTGGAAATGAGGAAGCGGTTCGTTTATCTGGTGTTAAGGTAAAAAGAATTAAGACTTTGGTTTATCTCATCAGCGGAATAACGGCCAGCATTAGTGGCTTGATTATGACAGCTCGACTTTCCTCAGGTCAACCGATGGCTGGAGAAGGATACGAATTAGATGCGATTGCTGCCGTTGTGTTAGGTGGAACTAGTATTGCCGGTGGCCGTGGACATATTTTTGGAACGTTATTGGGTGCTTTATTAATGGGTGTCTTAAGTAATGGACTAAATTTAATGGGAGTTTCTCCGTATGTTCAACGGGTTTTAAAAGGTGTCATTATCGTTGGTGCTATCTACTATAGTAGTAGAAGCCAAAAGGATTAA
- a CDS encoding galactitol-1-phosphate 5-dehydrogenase, with the protein MNGKMQAAVLHSLGQFQTELVDIPQIDENEVLIKVVYCGICGSDVPRAMVSGARKYPLILGHEFTGEVAEIGANVKNVEVGDRIVVAPLVPCGECKYCKASDYGLCEDYNIIGTGSNGAFAEYVKAPKEHVLRIDDDLDFETAAGIEPATIGYHGLQKADIQPGETVVVMGCGPIGQLTIQWAKIFGASTVIGVDIFEDKLELARELGADLTINAKEHNVVERIRELTDGGADVVAETAGSKITQQQSILAAKKKGRVVFIGISHSNLPLEEETTEHILRGEIKIQGTWNSYTAPYPGISWKATLDFMAKGDLKFKPMISHKIKVNEVGQYLKGMADRTLHYNKVLVSFGDK; encoded by the coding sequence ATGAATGGAAAAATGCAAGCAGCGGTGTTACACTCACTCGGCCAGTTTCAAACTGAGCTAGTAGATATACCTCAAATAGATGAAAATGAAGTATTAATTAAGGTAGTTTATTGCGGAATATGTGGTTCGGATGTTCCACGTGCAATGGTAAGTGGTGCGCGAAAGTATCCGCTGATTTTAGGACATGAATTCACTGGTGAGGTCGCAGAAATCGGCGCAAATGTGAAAAATGTTGAGGTTGGAGATCGTATTGTCGTTGCTCCGCTCGTACCGTGCGGTGAATGCAAATATTGTAAAGCTAGTGACTATGGCTTGTGTGAAGACTATAACATTATCGGAACAGGCAGCAACGGCGCATTTGCCGAGTATGTAAAAGCACCAAAAGAACATGTTCTGCGAATTGATGATGATCTAGATTTTGAAACTGCTGCTGGAATTGAACCTGCAACAATTGGTTATCATGGTTTGCAAAAAGCAGATATTCAACCAGGTGAAACAGTTGTCGTAATGGGCTGTGGTCCGATAGGGCAATTAACCATTCAGTGGGCTAAAATCTTTGGTGCATCAACGGTTATTGGGGTAGACATATTCGAAGATAAGTTAGAGTTGGCAAGAGAACTAGGTGCAGACCTCACGATTAATGCAAAAGAACACAATGTCGTGGAAAGAATTCGCGAATTAACGGATGGTGGAGCAGATGTCGTTGCTGAAACAGCAGGAAGCAAAATTACTCAACAGCAATCGATTTTAGCTGCTAAGAAAAAAGGTCGTGTCGTATTCATTGGCATCTCGCATTCAAACCTTCCATTAGAAGAAGAAACAACAGAACATATTCTTCGCGGTGAAATTAAAATTCAAGGTACATGGAATTCATACACCGCTCCGTATCCCGGTATTTCCTGGAAAGCAACTTTAGATTTTATGGCAAAAGGTGATCTGAAATTCAAGCCAATGATTTCTCATAAAATTAAGGTTAATGAAGTTGGCCAGTATTTAAAAGGCATGGCTGATCGAACTTTACACTATAACAAAGTTTTAGTCTCATTTGGAGATAAATAG
- a CDS encoding DeoR/GlpR family DNA-binding transcription regulator yields MLAAERKFKIIEYVKKNNVASVSQLSEEFNVHEATIRRDLSEIEKEGFLRRTHGGVVLAEGVNSEPSFTVRVTERVEEKQRIGAKAAEMVQEGEHIILDSGTTTLQIARHLVKRSNITVVTNDINVAAEFRDSKGIKVIVTGGILYPESFMLNGMFTNEVLKTLHVHKAFVATPAIHPKFGLTHFEEQLVPAKIGMIDAAQEVIVVADHYKIGGISLHTVAPPKKIHKLVTGTEATDLQIQQFEEMGISVFTA; encoded by the coding sequence ATGCTAGCTGCTGAACGGAAATTTAAAATCATAGAGTATGTTAAAAAAAATAATGTTGCTTCTGTTTCACAATTGTCGGAAGAGTTTAATGTTCATGAAGCCACCATCCGAAGAGATTTATCAGAAATTGAAAAGGAAGGGTTTTTAAGAAGGACTCACGGTGGCGTCGTGCTTGCAGAAGGAGTTAATTCAGAGCCATCTTTTACCGTTCGTGTTACCGAAAGGGTTGAAGAAAAACAGCGCATTGGTGCAAAGGCGGCAGAGATGGTTCAAGAGGGAGAGCATATTATTTTAGATTCAGGGACAACGACCCTACAAATTGCAAGACATCTAGTGAAGAGATCAAATATTACGGTTGTGACAAATGATATAAATGTAGCAGCAGAGTTTAGGGATTCAAAAGGTATTAAAGTAATTGTCACAGGTGGAATTTTATATCCTGAGAGCTTCATGTTAAATGGTATGTTTACGAATGAGGTGCTCAAGACATTGCATGTTCATAAAGCTTTTGTAGCTACACCTGCCATCCATCCGAAATTTGGCCTTACCCATTTTGAGGAACAGCTTGTACCGGCAAAAATCGGTATGATTGATGCAGCCCAAGAGGTTATCGTTGTGGCAGATCATTATAAAATAGGCGGAATTTCCCTTCATACAGTTGCACCCCCTAAAAAAATACACAAGCTGGTGACTGGAACGGAAGCTACAGACTTACAAATCCAACAGTTTGAAGAAATGGGAATCAGTGTATTTACCGCTTAA
- the fsa gene encoding fructose-6-phosphate aldolase, with protein sequence MKFFIDTANLEDIKKAYKIGVLSGVTTNPSLVVKEGVKFEDRIAEICQVVPDCESVSAEVSPEAVTAEEMIAEAEELIKINGNDEKITIKLPMNIAGLEACRYLTKKGVKTNVTLIFTVNQALLAARAGATYVSPFLGRLDDISENGVQLVVNIAEVFRIHNLESQIIAASVRHPDHVTRVALAGAHIATIPFSVIEQLTKHPLTDQGIAKFAADWEKTVHI encoded by the coding sequence ATGAAGTTTTTTATCGATACTGCAAACCTAGAAGATATTAAAAAGGCATATAAAATCGGAGTTTTATCAGGGGTGACCACGAATCCTTCTTTAGTTGTCAAAGAGGGTGTTAAATTTGAAGATCGAATTGCAGAAATTTGCCAAGTAGTACCCGATTGCGAATCTGTTTCTGCGGAAGTTAGCCCAGAAGCAGTTACGGCCGAAGAAATGATTGCAGAAGCAGAAGAATTAATTAAAATTAACGGTAATGATGAGAAAATAACCATTAAACTTCCAATGAATATTGCGGGATTAGAAGCTTGTCGATATCTTACAAAAAAGGGTGTTAAAACGAACGTTACACTTATTTTCACTGTCAATCAAGCACTTTTAGCAGCTCGCGCCGGGGCTACTTATGTTTCACCGTTTTTAGGTCGTTTAGATGATATTTCAGAAAATGGAGTTCAATTAGTTGTAAATATTGCTGAAGTATTCCGCATTCACAATTTAGAGTCCCAAATTATCGCTGCTTCTGTCCGCCACCCAGACCATGTAACTCGTGTAGCTTTGGCTGGAGCGCACATTGCGACTATTCCATTTTCAGTAATAGAGCAACTTACGAAGCACCCATTAACAGATCAAGGCATTGCAAAATTTGCTGCCGATTGGGAAAAAACGGTACATATTTAA